A region of Haloplanus sp. XH21 DNA encodes the following proteins:
- a CDS encoding DUF932 domain-containing protein, with the protein MDDEWEEVPYRDSLWTDDGRATGVVSASQDFYNIIQYGDILETIGDAVNRHEDITPRGRVSISPTAHKMSASINFYGATVYANEDDPIDLGLQVQSGHSGFHGLKYDVGAERQVCSNGMTAFISDLSFDQTHSDPFQPSLAYNAVDAVIESPVEIEHRLAEAQNRELMNQDEALLVLMDSGIGQYLEQPVPDLLNALYDEVEDPEAPTLWETYNAATRALTHYTHVPDYELADGFEQAAQLLETGRNEIPEPERLGQQAVERRTRDLVERGDTEPLWEGETETLRELRELHDVEA; encoded by the coding sequence GTGGATGATGAGTGGGAGGAGGTGCCGTACCGCGACAGTCTCTGGACGGATGATGGGAGAGCGACCGGCGTGGTCTCCGCCTCTCAAGACTTCTATAACATCATCCAGTACGGCGATATTCTGGAGACTATCGGTGACGCCGTCAACCGCCACGAAGACATTACGCCGAGAGGCAGGGTCTCGATCTCGCCTACAGCCCACAAGATGTCGGCTTCCATCAACTTCTACGGGGCCACGGTCTACGCCAACGAGGACGACCCTATCGACCTCGGGTTACAGGTGCAGAGCGGGCACTCCGGCTTCCACGGCTTGAAGTACGATGTGGGTGCAGAGCGCCAGGTATGCAGTAACGGGATGACGGCCTTCATCTCCGACCTCAGCTTCGACCAGACCCACAGCGACCCGTTCCAGCCCAGCCTAGCGTACAACGCTGTCGACGCTGTCATTGAGAGTCCGGTGGAGATTGAGCACCGACTGGCTGAGGCTCAGAATCGGGAGTTGATGAATCAGGATGAGGCCCTGCTGGTCCTGATGGATTCGGGTATCGGCCAGTATCTCGAACAGCCTGTCCCGGATCTACTCAATGCGTTGTACGATGAGGTTGAGGATCCGGAGGCTCCGACGCTGTGGGAGACGTACAACGCGGCCACACGCGCCCTCACGCACTACACCCATGTTCCTGACTACGAGTTAGCCGACGGGTTTGAACAGGCGGCCCAGCTCCTCGAAACGGGCAGGAACGAGATTCCGGAACCAGAACGACTGGGACAGCAAGCAGTTGAGAGACGAACCCGTGACCTCGTTGAGCGGGGAGATACTGAGCCACTGTGGGAGGGCGAGACTGAAACCCTTCGAGAACTCCGGGAACTCCACGACGTGGAGGCATGA
- a CDS encoding ATP-binding protein, whose amino-acid sequence MTKIRMPGDIQVPTKFFGFLTPKDLIRLGTPSLTVIFQSYGSPSLATLGWLFIAAIIGIVWSAWKPYGRPLDNHLYNAIRWKTIEQLSETSEVESIDEGVVESHDGSAVAVVEVQPTNLEMKTQAEQRAVHNIYRELIHAVNYPLEVHSRQEQLELTDYVDHLKQRDSDGPLREDYIDYCADLAEREFTITKHYIVLRVEEPAPPITELLPVEEVEWLPIDFEEEEQGFAVRKELENRASKVLSKFNTADLTADLVVEDELERLVADLDDPEQETWDWTAHPEEEEGEYRRTVSITEYPSNVELGWPRELLRTDGLVDVVQVIRPRNSGKTSRKLQRLSEKLNAEIDSFLSQGYRGTNKLESLLDDVEWILNLLADREDQPVDYSTYITVHHPDKEICQQAFEQLCNRLKTLQIDYQQPVFCTDQAYQTQSLFYPDRLDQRLLVPAASAAAGLPFVTQSIEEAKGVIYGIDTSDRTPILLDRFSWPSHSMARMGMVGSGKSYATKQEILRSYLVYDDLQIIVVDPKKEYKHLIDSLGGTTHTLHAGIKVGSKLEEDVVSFEVKERGKQENADRLAELVEKLYNQVSQDRRKTLVVIDEARILMNHDHGRDVLNQFVLEGRDTNTAITLVTQNASHFTHCREGREILDNMPGKIFMRHDRVPDSVVDYFDLSQREKQELFELKTGTDADHSEGLVKISGNLDTRVRVEATDTEHELIEKRRVKL is encoded by the coding sequence ATGACGAAGATTAGAATGCCGGGAGACATCCAAGTCCCCACCAAGTTCTTCGGCTTCCTCACGCCGAAAGACCTGATCCGACTTGGAACTCCCAGCCTGACCGTCATCTTCCAGTCCTACGGATCGCCGTCCCTGGCCACCCTCGGCTGGCTGTTCATCGCCGCCATCATCGGGATCGTGTGGAGCGCCTGGAAGCCGTACGGACGACCGCTCGACAACCACCTCTACAACGCAATCCGGTGGAAAACCATCGAGCAGCTGTCGGAAACGTCTGAAGTCGAAAGCATCGACGAGGGTGTCGTTGAATCCCACGACGGTTCGGCTGTCGCGGTGGTTGAGGTTCAACCCACTAACCTCGAAATGAAAACCCAGGCTGAACAGAGGGCCGTCCACAACATCTACCGGGAGCTGATCCACGCGGTCAACTACCCGCTCGAAGTCCACTCCCGGCAGGAACAACTCGAACTCACGGACTATGTCGACCACCTCAAACAGAGAGATTCGGACGGACCGCTCCGAGAGGATTACATCGACTACTGCGCCGACCTCGCCGAACGAGAGTTCACCATCACCAAGCACTACATCGTGCTTCGAGTCGAGGAACCAGCGCCTCCAATCACCGAGCTACTCCCGGTCGAGGAAGTCGAGTGGCTTCCCATCGACTTCGAGGAGGAAGAACAGGGCTTCGCGGTTCGGAAGGAACTGGAGAACCGAGCGAGCAAAGTCCTGAGCAAATTCAACACGGCAGATCTGACCGCTGATCTCGTCGTCGAAGACGAACTTGAGAGACTCGTGGCAGACCTCGACGATCCGGAACAGGAGACTTGGGACTGGACAGCTCATCCCGAAGAAGAAGAAGGCGAGTACCGACGCACCGTTTCGATCACGGAGTATCCCTCGAACGTCGAACTGGGCTGGCCGCGAGAACTGCTCAGGACCGATGGTCTCGTCGATGTCGTCCAAGTCATCAGACCGCGAAACTCCGGGAAGACCAGTCGAAAACTTCAGCGGTTGTCGGAAAAGCTGAACGCCGAGATCGACTCCTTCCTCAGCCAAGGCTACCGCGGCACGAACAAACTCGAGTCCCTCTTGGACGACGTTGAGTGGATCCTCAATCTGCTCGCGGATCGTGAGGATCAGCCCGTCGACTACAGCACGTACATCACCGTCCACCACCCGGACAAAGAGATCTGCCAGCAGGCCTTCGAACAGCTCTGCAACCGGCTCAAGACCCTGCAGATAGACTACCAGCAGCCGGTCTTCTGTACTGACCAAGCCTACCAAACCCAGTCGCTGTTCTACCCCGACAGGCTCGACCAGCGCTTGCTCGTGCCCGCGGCCTCCGCCGCCGCAGGCCTTCCCTTCGTCACCCAGTCAATTGAGGAAGCCAAAGGTGTGATCTACGGAATCGACACGTCCGACCGAACACCGATTCTCCTCGACCGATTCTCTTGGCCGAGCCACTCCATGGCCCGCATGGGAATGGTCGGCTCCGGCAAGAGCTACGCCACCAAACAGGAGATACTCCGAAGCTACCTCGTCTACGACGACCTGCAAATCATCGTCGTCGACCCGAAAAAAGAGTACAAACACCTGATCGACAGCCTCGGCGGAACCACCCACACCCTCCACGCCGGCATCAAAGTCGGATCGAAACTCGAGGAAGACGTGGTCAGCTTCGAGGTCAAGGAACGCGGGAAACAGGAGAACGCGGATAGACTAGCCGAACTCGTCGAAAAACTCTACAACCAAGTCTCTCAGGACCGGCGGAAAACCCTGGTCGTCATCGACGAGGCCCGAATCCTGATGAACCACGACCACGGCCGGGACGTGCTCAACCAATTCGTCCTCGAAGGCCGAGACACCAACACCGCAATCACCCTCGTCACACAGAACGCCTCCCACTTCACCCACTGCCGCGAAGGCCGAGAAATCCTCGACAACATGCCCGGCAAGATCTTCATGCGGCACGACCGCGTTCCCGACTCGGTCGTCGACTACTTCGACCTCTCCCAGCGAGAGAAGCAGGAACTCTTCGAACTGAAGACAGGGACCGACGCCGACCACAGCGAGGGCCTCGTCAAAATCTCCGGCAACCTCGACACCAGAGTCCGAGTAGAAGCCACCGACACCGAACACGAACTCATCGAAAAACGGAGGGTCAAACTATGA
- a CDS encoding type IV secretory system conjugative DNA transfer family protein, with amino-acid sequence MTPEEVQSLIESTGNQSITYLGSRNSIMGVEENITLDDDKRRTHVLNVGPTGHGKTQLLLHAALQDAEKGHGICIINPKGAMIDEFLAKLPEDRVEDVVYINPAQEPVTPINVLEPYITEDMNTAQKENQKEIIVSDLIDLFKRQSENWGDQFGRVLETLLRAHLDLNIKQGESKTLIDVFRCVINQDQLSELIDQTQDSVIREQLVRIKEDMSSYDMEPLQRRLNDFVMNATIRRVIGAKDSGVDFREVVDEGKILLVDVQKGEVGETVSELVGSIVITKIWAAAQSRITEPEEERTPFYLYVDELQNFAGEGSNFTKILSEAREYRLGCWLATQYLQQLSTEMRRAVSNNCRTKIFFDPSGSEDENRIAGMLHGISKHELTSLGKYRAAIQKPAERNQRDAVTFDTYPPWNADYSDVEQIKEHQAASTSTTEIKLEQSLGNQANAGDEKHQEMLAQAKKQLDERGFQTTLLHQGHNEEKPDGHVHLPDGEIAHLEAECETLSKPGKVLKNLRRGHKEDREVFFVVEEGDAAKLENIVSNPVNRRGSEYEDENGSYSYYTVDGEPVTDIDELKQVEYRILELSNEDLRKRDKVEIECPELDHNQREDLEEFCLYREEDGFCTELETQCVLLEQ; translated from the coding sequence ATGACTCCCGAAGAAGTTCAGAGCCTGATCGAGAGCACCGGGAACCAGTCGATCACCTACCTCGGCAGCCGCAACTCCATCATGGGCGTCGAGGAGAACATCACCCTCGACGACGACAAGCGACGGACACACGTCCTCAACGTCGGCCCAACTGGTCACGGCAAGACCCAACTCCTGCTCCACGCCGCCCTCCAAGACGCGGAGAAAGGGCACGGCATCTGCATTATCAACCCGAAAGGAGCGATGATCGACGAATTCCTCGCCAAACTCCCCGAAGACAGGGTCGAAGATGTCGTCTACATCAACCCGGCCCAGGAACCGGTGACGCCAATCAACGTCCTCGAACCCTACATCACCGAGGACATGAACACGGCGCAGAAAGAAAACCAGAAGGAGATCATCGTCTCCGACCTCATCGACCTGTTCAAACGCCAAAGCGAGAACTGGGGCGACCAGTTCGGCCGCGTCCTCGAAACCCTGCTCCGAGCCCACCTCGACCTCAACATCAAACAGGGAGAATCGAAAACACTGATCGACGTCTTCCGCTGCGTCATCAACCAAGATCAACTCTCCGAACTAATCGACCAAACCCAAGACTCGGTGATACGGGAACAGCTCGTCCGAATCAAGGAAGACATGTCCTCCTACGATATGGAGCCGTTGCAGCGCCGCCTCAACGACTTCGTGATGAACGCCACCATCCGGAGAGTGATCGGGGCCAAAGACTCCGGCGTCGACTTCCGCGAAGTAGTGGATGAAGGCAAAATCCTGCTCGTCGACGTACAGAAGGGAGAGGTTGGCGAAACCGTCTCGGAACTCGTCGGCTCTATAGTCATCACCAAGATATGGGCCGCGGCACAGAGCAGGATCACCGAACCGGAGGAGGAAAGAACACCGTTCTACCTGTACGTCGACGAACTCCAGAACTTCGCTGGCGAAGGCAGTAACTTCACCAAGATCCTTAGCGAGGCTCGAGAGTACCGGCTTGGTTGCTGGCTCGCCACCCAGTACCTCCAGCAACTCTCCACCGAGATGCGGAGAGCGGTATCCAACAACTGCCGCACCAAGATATTCTTCGACCCCAGCGGAAGCGAAGACGAAAACCGGATCGCCGGAATGCTCCACGGAATCAGCAAGCATGAACTGACTTCCCTCGGCAAGTACCGGGCAGCGATCCAGAAACCCGCCGAACGAAACCAGCGAGACGCAGTCACCTTCGACACCTACCCACCGTGGAACGCAGACTACAGCGACGTAGAACAGATCAAAGAACACCAGGCAGCCTCAACCTCCACGACGGAGATCAAGCTGGAACAATCCCTCGGCAACCAGGCCAACGCCGGCGACGAAAAGCATCAGGAAATGCTCGCACAGGCGAAGAAACAGCTGGACGAACGCGGCTTCCAGACCACCCTGCTACACCAAGGACATAACGAGGAGAAACCCGATGGTCACGTTCACCTACCTGACGGAGAAATCGCACACCTGGAAGCCGAATGCGAGACGCTCTCCAAACCAGGAAAAGTACTCAAAAACCTGCGGCGCGGCCATAAGGAAGACCGGGAAGTCTTCTTCGTCGTCGAGGAAGGAGACGCGGCGAAACTGGAGAACATCGTCTCCAACCCCGTCAACCGACGCGGCTCAGAATACGAAGACGAGAATGGGAGCTACAGCTACTACACCGTCGACGGAGAACCAGTCACCGACATAGACGAACTGAAACAGGTCGAATACCGGATCCTCGAACTCTCCAACGAAGACCTGAGAAAACGCGACAAGGTGGAGATCGAATGCCCGGAACTCGACCACAACCAGCGAGAAGACCTGGAAGAGTTCTGCCTCTACCGCGAGGAAGACGGATTCTGCACCGAACTCGAAACCCAGTGCGTCCTCCTCGAACAATGA
- a CDS encoding winged helix DNA-binding protein, translating into MTSLREKDRIILTCIANGKDDVQKITAATTLENHHVTYAFKKLEKHGLIQVEKPDGMVKREINGQKRVFQHPKQSELTDKGQQRLEHEEKDLDQYENLTHRELVEKVHQLEEKVERIDRKIDTLREQILERIE; encoded by the coding sequence ATGACCTCACTCAGAGAGAAAGACCGCATCATCCTCACCTGCATCGCCAACGGGAAAGACGACGTCCAGAAGATCACCGCAGCCACCACCCTCGAAAACCACCACGTCACCTACGCCTTCAAAAAACTCGAAAAACACGGCCTCATCCAAGTCGAGAAACCCGACGGCATGGTCAAACGCGAAATCAACGGCCAGAAACGCGTCTTCCAACACCCAAAACAATCAGAACTAACCGACAAAGGCCAACAGCGACTGGAACACGAAGAAAAGGATCTAGACCAGTACGAGAACCTGACCCACCGAGAACTCGTGGAGAAAGTACATCAGTTGGAGGAAAAGGTAGAACGGATAGATAGGAAAATAGACACTCTTCGGGAGCAGATCCTGGAGAGGATAGAGTGA
- a CDS encoding ATP-dependent nuclease, whose protein sequence is MSVLTVESVEVRNFKSIAHSGKVDITDFNVLVGKNDAGKSSLLQALEIFLNAGKPSHNQFHKYRDEDIEIEVSFSEVPDELGEVLSEEYYDGSEFVVTREFYKRSSTTPGATTYVNGEELSSGAVNTGDEDLSKAKSRDYIWEYMPSPILIEAERDVSEETKLKGGTLLNQLLVPVLEQGGIGESETIRETKESLEATLAETSNEIGEQLTESIQTHLPDVEEINIQHGGVSLQKAISPTVELKDEYLPDSVDISERGSGVGSLFILSLMQAYVDMQVGEGYFVLFEEPGNWLHPSAERKMLDALRGISEEGGQIMLTTHSEVFIDRTEKGRLYIVKRENGESQFEQVEEDAFRAVDEIGAKNSDLLQSDFVLYVEGPSDARIIEEVCRNAFESWDSRNVIIQHLGGTGNLEYCDPGDLKKINRDCAFLLDSDRESADDEPNSVARDIQIEAEEEGIPCMILDRTAIENYFSAQGVNEVFGLSVDPGFVPEYGDPVEEIERQIEIEHLPEGHSAEDSYSKVKHGREVVRAMYDQGERIEEIEVFVDSCLPSQED, encoded by the coding sequence ATGTCGGTTCTAACTGTTGAATCCGTGGAGGTTCGCAATTTCAAATCAATTGCCCACTCGGGCAAGGTTGATATCACGGACTTCAACGTCTTAGTGGGAAAGAATGACGCTGGGAAGTCCTCCTTGCTCCAAGCCTTGGAGATCTTTCTAAATGCGGGTAAGCCGAGTCACAACCAGTTTCATAAGTACCGTGATGAGGATATCGAGATTGAGGTTTCTTTCTCTGAGGTTCCTGATGAGCTTGGAGAGGTGCTTAGCGAAGAATATTATGATGGTTCTGAGTTCGTTGTCACACGGGAATTCTATAAGAGAAGTTCTACGACACCGGGGGCTACGACGTATGTTAACGGGGAAGAATTGTCGTCGGGAGCCGTCAACACAGGTGATGAGGATCTATCGAAGGCGAAGTCTAGGGACTACATCTGGGAGTACATGCCGTCTCCTATACTGATTGAGGCGGAAAGGGATGTGAGTGAGGAAACCAAGCTGAAGGGAGGAACGTTGCTGAATCAACTCTTGGTTCCGGTATTGGAACAGGGCGGAATTGGGGAGAGTGAGACGATACGTGAGACGAAAGAGTCTCTGGAGGCTACTCTGGCTGAAACGTCGAATGAGATCGGAGAGCAGCTGACTGAGAGTATTCAAACCCACCTCCCAGACGTAGAGGAGATTAATATTCAGCATGGGGGTGTAAGCCTGCAAAAGGCGATTTCTCCGACTGTGGAACTGAAGGATGAATATCTTCCAGATAGCGTCGATATCTCGGAGAGAGGGTCTGGAGTGGGGAGCCTATTCATTCTGTCCTTGATGCAGGCTTACGTTGATATGCAGGTCGGAGAGGGGTATTTTGTTTTGTTTGAGGAGCCGGGAAACTGGTTACATCCGAGTGCGGAGAGGAAGATGTTGGATGCACTGAGAGGGATTTCAGAGGAAGGCGGTCAAATAATGCTGACAACGCATTCGGAGGTGTTCATAGACCGTACCGAAAAGGGACGACTCTATATTGTGAAGCGTGAGAACGGAGAATCTCAATTTGAACAGGTCGAAGAAGACGCGTTCAGAGCTGTTGATGAGATCGGCGCGAAAAACAGTGATTTGCTTCAGAGCGATTTCGTCCTCTATGTTGAGGGGCCTTCGGATGCGAGAATTATTGAGGAAGTCTGTCGGAATGCGTTTGAGAGCTGGGATAGCAGAAATGTCATAATTCAGCACTTGGGAGGGACTGGGAATCTTGAGTACTGTGATCCGGGTGATTTGAAGAAGATCAATCGTGACTGTGCATTTCTACTTGACAGTGATAGGGAGTCAGCAGATGATGAGCCTAATTCTGTAGCACGGGATATACAGATTGAGGCAGAAGAGGAGGGGATTCCGTGTATGATTCTTGATCGTACTGCGATTGAGAATTACTTCTCAGCACAAGGAGTAAACGAGGTGTTTGGACTCTCTGTTGATCCTGGATTCGTACCTGAATATGGGGATCCAGTAGAGGAGATAGAGCGTCAAATCGAAATAGAACACTTACCAGAGGGCCATTCCGCGGAAGACTCCTATTCGAAGGTCAAGCATGGTAGGGAGGTCGTCAGAGCGATGTATGACCAAGGGGAAAGGATCGAGGAAATAGAGGTATTTGTTGATAGCTGTCTGCCAAGTCAGGAGGATTAG
- a CDS encoding ATP-binding protein: protein MVDGIVSEPGEEANEFVFVTPDDTEIKNGEFIYYTGSVEVENDDGEVVERTEKIFARVTGREQKRGYPDQFMSDPGVSPESVAGKLGIATEGVDLYRLNATVIGFYDDRLNDFTNPRIVPKPGTEIELATDEDLEEYLTEADEGQDGSAYIGDLLHRPPGSTDIHLPIDNFASTHLSILASTGSGKSYTASVLIEEMMQPDSRAAMLIVDPHGEYGSLKEMEDDGRFSEGDYSPEVDIKTPDDIKIRISELSLSDLFSVVDDPSDAQEHVLSEGWSALKNDSDVDFEYVTLEQIKSRCHDVADNESTANALEWRLDKALDRDLFDPNKHLSLSELLEPGKCTVLQLDTMALREQQMLLSVLFRRINRERVKHEKGDDSELDFPVFSLLEEGHRFAPADGDARSLGVLSTILSEGRKFGIGIGIISQRPSKIDDDVLSQCKTQIIMQIQNPLDQDAVKKGVEDVGEDLLSELPGLTPGQAIIAGDSVNTPFPARIRERYTTHEAESVPATEEWQKTWKANHRRQTEGVADPEQEEGAEDRDARL from the coding sequence ATGGTCGACGGAATCGTATCTGAACCGGGCGAGGAGGCCAACGAATTCGTCTTCGTTACCCCGGACGATACGGAGATCAAGAACGGCGAGTTCATCTACTATACTGGGTCTGTCGAGGTCGAGAATGATGATGGCGAGGTGGTGGAGCGGACGGAGAAGATCTTTGCCCGTGTCACCGGACGAGAGCAGAAACGCGGGTATCCGGATCAGTTCATGTCCGATCCCGGTGTCTCTCCCGAATCCGTTGCTGGGAAGCTCGGTATCGCTACCGAAGGCGTAGACCTGTACCGTTTGAATGCGACAGTTATCGGGTTCTACGATGACCGATTGAACGACTTTACGAATCCGCGGATCGTTCCGAAGCCGGGTACTGAGATCGAGCTGGCAACCGATGAAGACTTGGAAGAGTACCTGACTGAGGCAGACGAGGGACAGGATGGTTCGGCGTACATCGGAGACCTGCTTCACAGGCCGCCGGGAAGCACCGATATCCACCTTCCGATAGACAACTTCGCCTCGACACATCTCTCGATCTTGGCCTCGACGGGCAGCGGGAAGTCCTACACCGCCTCTGTCCTCATTGAGGAGATGATGCAGCCGGATTCCCGTGCCGCTATGCTCATCGTCGATCCGCACGGCGAGTACGGCTCGCTCAAAGAGATGGAGGATGACGGCAGGTTCAGCGAAGGGGATTACTCACCGGAGGTCGATATCAAGACTCCTGACGATATCAAGATCCGGATCTCTGAGCTTTCGCTGTCGGATCTCTTCTCCGTAGTCGACGATCCCTCCGATGCACAGGAACACGTCCTTTCCGAGGGCTGGAGTGCGTTGAAGAATGACTCCGATGTCGATTTCGAGTACGTTACGCTGGAGCAGATCAAGAGCCGGTGCCACGACGTTGCGGATAACGAGAGTACTGCGAACGCGTTGGAGTGGCGGCTGGACAAGGCGTTAGACCGAGACCTGTTCGATCCGAACAAGCATCTCTCTCTGTCGGAATTATTGGAGCCGGGGAAGTGTACTGTCCTCCAGTTGGATACGATGGCTCTGCGCGAGCAGCAGATGCTTCTCTCGGTGTTGTTCCGGCGTATTAACCGGGAGCGCGTGAAGCACGAGAAAGGGGATGATAGCGAGTTGGATTTCCCTGTTTTCAGTCTTCTTGAGGAAGGCCACCGCTTTGCTCCAGCGGATGGCGATGCCCGTTCACTCGGTGTCCTGAGTACGATCCTGAGCGAGGGCCGCAAGTTCGGGATCGGGATCGGGATTATCAGTCAGCGTCCGAGCAAGATTGACGACGATGTCCTGTCGCAGTGCAAGACGCAGATCATCATGCAGATCCAGAACCCGTTGGATCAGGACGCGGTGAAGAAAGGTGTCGAGGATGTGGGCGAAGACCTGCTTTCCGAGCTACCAGGCCTTACTCCGGGACAGGCGATCATCGCCGGCGACAGCGTCAACACGCCGTTCCCGGCCCGTATCAGAGAGCGGTACACGACTCACGAAGCCGAAAGCGTGCCTGCGACCGAGGAGTGGCAGAAGACGTGGAAAGCCAATCACAGAAGGCAGACGGAGGGCGTAGCCGATCCCGAACAGGAAGAGGGAGCGGAGGATAGAGATGCTAGACTCTAA
- a CDS encoding DNA double-strand break repair nuclease NurA, protein MPLYRDKIAQELEDKKSDFKSGIGQDVVEEFQDAAGELSDLSRGEIEERLEEFELPAALPTEEFEEEDGLTVRFEESREWGSHEAVNDWARSQIEGIPTISADGSQIDPVSEFEKPVGLVQAVWIANNHTTDGDYEEDAETEVLTPEDLLFEDPNTGLLQVDDEEVSISRFELEMKVLERQIKKHADSEDTPVVLYDGPLVLSFAQMFSSPVQDRYSEALARLLAASEHHGVPVVGYTAGSKASDLAKMIERLDLVDLSQSVRDYQLVDELVEDWGDRTVVFNSRRDNSLNWLQITYHGQEYDFSEDILFTYLKTDSGPQVDRIDFPRWVQEEGLVDYVLAAIRAEVGVGRGYPEILQAVDADAVISREEREEFLRMYQGFSEENDIELRWNNKALSKKRRRR, encoded by the coding sequence ATGCCGCTTTATCGAGACAAAATCGCGCAAGAACTAGAGGACAAGAAGTCGGATTTCAAATCCGGGATAGGCCAAGATGTGGTTGAGGAGTTCCAGGATGCGGCTGGTGAACTCTCCGATCTTTCACGGGGAGAGATAGAGGAAAGGTTGGAGGAGTTTGAGTTGCCGGCTGCCCTCCCTACGGAGGAGTTTGAGGAGGAAGACGGTCTCACCGTCCGGTTTGAGGAAAGCAGGGAATGGGGGTCACATGAGGCGGTGAATGACTGGGCGCGAAGTCAGATCGAAGGTATTCCCACGATTTCGGCGGATGGGTCGCAGATTGACCCGGTCAGTGAATTCGAGAAGCCTGTTGGACTGGTTCAGGCGGTCTGGATTGCTAATAATCATACTACGGATGGTGACTACGAAGAGGACGCTGAGACTGAGGTTTTGACGCCGGAGGATCTGCTTTTCGAGGATCCGAATACGGGCCTGCTTCAGGTTGACGACGAGGAGGTCTCGATAAGCCGATTTGAGCTTGAGATGAAGGTTCTGGAGCGGCAGATCAAGAAACACGCTGATAGCGAAGACACACCGGTAGTACTGTACGACGGACCTCTCGTTCTCTCGTTTGCTCAGATGTTCAGTAGCCCGGTTCAGGATAGATACAGTGAGGCCTTGGCTCGGCTGTTAGCGGCCAGTGAGCATCACGGCGTGCCTGTAGTCGGGTATACTGCGGGTTCGAAAGCCAGTGACCTGGCGAAGATGATTGAACGGTTAGATTTGGTGGATCTCAGTCAGTCTGTCCGGGACTACCAACTGGTCGACGAGTTAGTAGAGGATTGGGGGGACAGGACGGTTGTATTCAATTCGCGTAGGGATAACTCGCTTAATTGGCTTCAGATAACGTACCATGGCCAAGAATACGATTTTTCGGAAGATATCCTATTTACGTATCTCAAGACGGATTCCGGGCCTCAAGTCGACCGAATCGACTTTCCTCGATGGGTTCAGGAGGAGGGCTTGGTTGACTATGTCTTAGCGGCTATCCGTGCAGAAGTTGGTGTCGGCCGCGGGTATCCGGAGATTCTCCAGGCTGTTGATGCGGATGCGGTTATCAGCCGGGAGGAGCGGGAGGAGTTCCTGCGGATGTATCAGGGTTTCTCGGAGGAGAATGATATTGAGCTGCGGTGGAATAACAAGGCTCTCAGTAAGAAGAGGAGGCGTAGATAA